The Halostagnicola kamekurae sequence CGTACGAAGCGCTGTACCGGGCCGGCTTCGCGTTTACCGGCGAAACGACTGGATTGGCTGAACTCGTCCTCGAACACTCGCCAGCGGAGGATCGTCCGACGTCGGTGTCGGCGAGCGACGAGTCGGGTATCGAGACGCGAATCGAAGACGAGACACCAGTCGACGAAAGCGAGCGGAGAGACGCCGCCCGGTATCGGGACGGACTCGAGCGATTTCGCGAGCGCGAGCTCTCCGATCCCGAGGAGGAGTTCCTCTCTGAGCGACTCGACTGAGTCGGCAGTCGACTGAACCGACAGTTAGAACGAGCGTCCAGACCGGCTGTTCGGGGAACTGAAACCCAACGATTCTAACCGTCGCGTCCCAAGAAAGGGTAATGGGAAACGCAGCGCTTCGGGACATCGCCGTCATCGACGACATTCCGTTCACCGATATCGAGGGCGTCGTCGCGGTCGACGCCCACAACTGGCTGTACCGGTATCTGACGACGACGGTCAAGTGGACCTCGAGCGAGAAGTACACGACGACCGACGGTGTCGAGGTCGCGAACCTGCTCGGGATCGTCCAGGGCGTGCCGAAGTTCTTCGAGAACGACATCGTCCCGGTGATGGTCTTCGACGGCGGCCCCTCGGAGCTCAAATCCGACGAGATCGAATCGCGGCGGGATCAGCGCCAGACCTACGAGGAGCAACTCGAGGTCGCCCGCGAGGAGGGCGATCAGGTCGCGATCGCCCAACTCGAGTCGCGAACGCAGCGGCTCACCGAGACGATCCAGAAGACGAGTCGCGAACTCTTCGACCTGCTCGACGTTCCCGTCGTCGAAGCGCCGGCCGAAGGCGAAGCGCAGGCGGCCCACATGGTTCGCCGCGGCGACGCCGACTACGTGGGCTCCGAGGACTACGACGCGCTGTTGTTCGGCGCGCCGCTGACGCTTCGGCAACTGACCAGCAAGGGCGACCCGGAGCTGATGGATCTCCAGGCGACGCTCGACCATCACGAACTGACTCTCGAGCAGTTAATCGACGTCGCGATTCTCATCGGGACCGACTTCAACGAGGGCGTCGACGGGATCGGCCCGAAGACGGCTCTCGACGCGATCGGCGACCACGGCGACCTGTGGGGCGTCCTCGAAGCGCGCGGAGAGAGTATCGAGTACGGCGACCGGGTCCGCCAGCTGTTTCGCGACCCGAACGTCACCGACGACTACGAGTTCGAAACGACTCTCGAGCCGGACCTCGAGGCCGCTCGAGCGTACGTCGTCGAC is a genomic window containing:
- the fen gene encoding flap endonuclease-1, which codes for MGNAALRDIAVIDDIPFTDIEGVVAVDAHNWLYRYLTTTVKWTSSEKYTTTDGVEVANLLGIVQGVPKFFENDIVPVMVFDGGPSELKSDEIESRRDQRQTYEEQLEVAREEGDQVAIAQLESRTQRLTETIQKTSRELFDLLDVPVVEAPAEGEAQAAHMVRRGDADYVGSEDYDALLFGAPLTLRQLTSKGDPELMDLQATLDHHELTLEQLIDVAILIGTDFNEGVDGIGPKTALDAIGDHGDLWGVLEARGESIEYGDRVRQLFRDPNVTDDYEFETTLEPDLEAARAYVVDEWGVDGGEVERGFERIEESAVQSGLDRWM